A segment of the Thermodesulfatator atlanticus DSM 21156 genome:
CCGAAAAAAGGCTCCCTCAAGACGGGAAAATCAAGTTTCGTCTCAAAAATGGCCGTTCCTTTGAAGTTCGTGTGGCCACCATCCCCACCATAGAAAACAACGAAGACGTGGTCATGCGTATCTTGGCCTCAGTAGAGGCCTTACCCCTTGATAAGCTTGGCCTGCGCGAAGAATACCTTGAAACCTTCAAAAAGTTGATTCAAATGCCATACGGCCTCATTTTGGTAGTCGGGCCAACGGGTTCAGGTAAAACCACCACCCTGCATGCAGCCCTGGGCTACATTAACAAGCCCAATAAAAAGATCTGGACCGCTGAAGACCCGGTAGAAATCGTCCAAGACGGTTTAAGGCAAGTACAGGTTAAGCCGAAGATTGGTCTTGATTTTGCGAGGGTGTTGCGGGCTTTTCTGCGCGCCGACCCAGACGTAATCATGATCGGTGAAACAAGAGACGAAGAAACCGCCCGCACTGTTATCGAGGCCTCTCTCACCGGGCACTTGGTCTTCACCACCTTGCACACTAACAGCGCCCCTGAAACAGTCACCAGACTCCTTGGCATGGGCATGGACCCTTACAATTTTGCCGACGCCCTGCTTGGCATTATCGCCCAACGTCTGGCCAAGCGGCTTTGCCCGCGCTGCAAAGAACCATACCATCCTTCTCACGAAGAAATAGAAATGCTAATCCAGGAGTATGGCGAACACCCCACTACCCCTCTGACTAAAGAAGCGTTCAAAGACGCAACCATGTTCCGCCCCAAAGGCTGCTCACATTGCAATAACACGGGATACAAAGGCCGCATGGCAATCCACGAACTCCTAGTGGCCAACGACGAAATTCGAGAGCTCATTGTCAAAAACGCACCTGTTCACGAAATCCGTGAGGCCGCTATGCGCGCAGGGATGCTTACCCTAAAACAAGACGGTATCTGGAAGGTCCTTGCCGGAGAAACAGACCTCAAACAAATCCGTGCCGTCTCTATAAGATAGTCTTAATTGTGTTAGCTTTGCCAAACTCCTTTTCTCAAGGGACGTTCTGATCTGTTCCCATTTCGTACCGAAAATGGGACTGATCCCTTACAGGTGAGCTTCAATACCAGTCTCAGCAATTCTGCGAAAGTATCCTGCGAGGTGCAATCAAGCCACCAGAAGTAGCCCCAGGAGCAGAGTACGTTGGCTCAGAAACCTGTCTTGAGTGCCACGAAGACCGCACCCTTGACGCAAAACACAACGTACACATGCGACTTGCCAACTACGAGGCCCCTGGCTACCAGGTGGGTTGTGAAGGATGCCATGGCCCGGGTTCGGTGCACGTGGATGCGATGGGTGAAGATGAAACCGAAAAAGGGCTTGCTGCCATTATCCGTTTTGGCGAAGAAGGCTTTCATGGAGAGGAGGCCTCAGCGGTTTGTCTAACCTGCCACGCTGACGGTGAGACCATGCATTTTGCAGGCTCAGCACACGCAGAACACGACGTGGATTGTCTTGCCTGTCACAAAGTTCACGACAATCCAAGGCCGCTTCTTCTTGCGCAAAAAGAATTTGATCTCTGCAGTAAATGTCACCGGGACGTCCAAGCCAAGATGTTTTTCATCTCAAGGCATCCGGTAAAAGAAGGCCACATGACCTGTGGAGACTGCCACAACCCTCACGGTACAGGGAATCCTATCCCAGGCATGCTTCGCACCGAAGAACGCCTAAATGACCTTTGCCTTACCTGCCATACCCGCTATCAGGGCCCCTTTGTTTTTGAACACGATCCTGTGATTGAAGACTGCACCATTTGCCATGATCCTCACGGTGCGGTAGCCAACAACCTGCTTAAACAGAATGAACCTTTTATCTGCTTGCAATGCCACGAAGCCCACTTCCACGCCACCAGGGACAACGCTCAGCCTGGTTTTGTCTTCCCTGACGATACCGTCATTAACGATGCTGCTGGCACCGGCACAGATCCAGTTTTATTCAAAGATCCATATACTGGCGAAACACCCCAAATTGTCTCTAGCGCTCACGGCTGGCAGAAATCGTTCCTTACCAAATGCACCCAGTGCCACCAGCAGGTACACGGCTCAGATCTGCCCTCTCAGTCTTTGCCAAGTCGTGGCATGGGCTTAACCAGATAAAACCGAAGGAGGTGAGCTTATGAAAATAAAATCTATTTGGTTCTTTTTAATAACCTTTCTGGTACTCCCCTTAGCCGATGTCTCCCTTGCTGAGGAAAAAAATTACGAGGCAAGCATCAGCTTGGGAGCAGCGGTAAACGATACTGACGAGTCCGCTAACAGAGCCGCGGAATACCGCAAAAACGTCGACATGGATAGCAACTGGCATGTCGGTGGCAGCCTTGATTTTTACGGAGAAAAAATGCGGCTCAACTTTGAAGGCCTTTACCAGACAGGGGACGAACAACAATACTGGGGAAACCTTGAACTCGGTCGGGCTATACTTTTTCGTTCTAGCTTTTACCGCTTTTATCACCGTCTTGACCACGACACCCTGGCCAATCTTGAAGCCCACTCTATGGAAGAACTTAAAACTGTTACCAAAGATAGTACAACTAAATGGGTTTCCCTGCCCAAGGGAGCAGGACTGGCCACGGTTTATCACACAGACTTCAACGCCGCTGACAGGTATGGCATCACCCGTAGCCAGTGGAAAAACAACTTGAAAGTAAATCCTCCTGGCCTTGCCGGGATAAGCTTTGAGCTTTACCACCGCTACGAAGAAAGAAAAGGCCTTGACCAGGCCCGCACCATGAGCAAATGTGCTGCCTGCCACGTAGTGACTCGCAGCAAAGAGATCCGCGAATACACCAACGACTGGAATCCACGGGTGCGCGCGCGCCTTGGCAAACTCTCCTTAGAATACTCTTTCCTCTACCGGGTTTTTAGAAATTCAAGTGACGTGCCTTTAAACATCTACAATGAAGCCATGCGCCCAGTGGCGGGAGATGGTACTAGTGTTGTGCCTGGCGCCGGTTCTCTCCTTTTTGACGCGGAACTTCAGTTTGACGCCACTGATGGCTGGCTGCCTTTTGCCCGCACCCCTGAAAATAGAAAAAGACTCCATTCTCTCAAAGCCAAGTATGACTTCAATCTTGAAAGACACGTGTTCGTAGGTTTTGTTAATTCAAATATCATAAATCTGAGCACAGACGAGGGACTTAATACCCTGTGGGGTAATTTTGGCAAAGAGTTAGAAATCGACTACAATGCCCTTCACGCCCGTTTCTTCGCCAAACTGCGCCACAATCTCACCCTGACCCTTAAGGCAAAGTACATGAACATGGATGCCGACGATGTTTTCCTTGATGTGGTAGAAATGAGACTTCCTGACACTTATCCAAAATATCCTGGTATGACTTATCGAGAAGTCATCGGGTGCACCTGTGATATTACCCGCTATTCAGCTTATGACAGCGAGGAATACATCCTTGAAGGTGACCTTGCCTGGCGCTTGCGCCGCGACTTAAAACTTTACTTCTCTTACGGGCTTGAAATTATCAAACGCAACAACGCCAGCCACGATCTGGGACATCCTCCAGTTAACGACCAGACCACCGAGCACAAGTTCAAGCTTGCGGCAAACTGGCGCCCAGTGAAAAACCTAAAGCTAAAGGCCATTATAAGCTTATGCTCATCGACGATCCCTACACCCATTTTAACGCCTATTGCCCTACTACTTTGCCAAGATTCGATAATGATATGAATGACGACGGCTGGGCGGATATCTGGAACCCTTACAACTGGTATAGCAAGTGGGTTTATGCGCCAAGGCAATACGACGCCTCAGCCCCGCCAGACACGGCCCACGAAATAGTAGCCAAGGCCGACTACACCCTAAACGCCAAGACCATGTTCCAGGGAAATATCCGCTATTATTACGGCGAAAATGACGAGCTACAGGTTTATAAATACGAACGCGAAGCCTTTAACGCTGGCGTAAACGTCACCTACACCCCCTTTAGCAAACTTGGGTTGAACGCTGGTTACAACTTCTTCTGGGATGAAACCCAATCGCGGATATGCTCGGCCTTTTACTACGGGTGAGCTGGCCACGTATTCTCCTCCCAGGTGGGAGGCTACGGCAAAGAAATCAACTGGGAAAACGAATCTCACGTTTTTTTCTTAAACGCCAACTACATCCCCATGCCCAAGCTTGAAATGGCTGGTACCATTTCATACACCATTGGTAAAGCCGAAATGGATGACATGGTGTTCTATGCCAGTGAAGATCCCTTTGATTTAGATGGGTACTCCTTTGAGAACCTAACAGGAGTAGAAAACTTCTCTGACCTTGACTATCGGATGCTTGAGCTTGAAATGGCGGCCACTTACCACATAAGAAATAACCTCTCCTTCACCCTGAACTACTGGTACGCTGATTTCGAAGACGACGAGCCCTATGTTTACGGAGACCTTGACGGTGATGCTTATAGTGTCACCGGATTTATCACCTATCGCTTCTAACCTCCTCCTCTAAAGATATACCCACGAAGGGGGCAAAGGCCCCCTTCTTTTTTGCTTGGCATCGCTCAACTCACCTGACACGTTTTTTTTA
Coding sequences within it:
- a CDS encoding GSU2204 family CXXCH-containing (seleno)protein — translated: MKIKSIWFFLITFLVLPLADVSLAEEKNYEASISLGAAVNDTDESANRAAEYRKNVDMDSNWHVGGSLDFYGEKMRLNFEGLYQTGDEQQYWGNLELGRAILFRSSFYRFYHRLDHDTLANLEAHSMEELKTVTKDSTTKWVSLPKGAGLATVYHTDFNAADRYGITRSQWKNNLKVNPPGLAGISFELYHRYEERKGLDQARTMSKCAACHVVTRSKEIREYTNDWNPRVRARLGKLSLEYSFLYRVFRNSSDVPLNIYNEAMRPVAGDGTSVVPGAGSLLFDAELQFDATDGWLPFARTPENRKRLHSLKAKYDFNLERHVFVGFVNSNIINLSTDEGLNTLWGNFGKELEIDYNALHARFFAKLRHNLTLTLKAKYMNMDADDVFLDVVEMRLPDTYPKYPGMTYREVIGCTCDITRYSAYDSEEYILEGDLAWRLRRDLKLYFSYGLEIIKRNNASHDLGHPPVNDQTTEHKFKLAANWRPVKNLKLKAIISLCSSTIPTPILTPIALLLCQDSIMI
- a CDS encoding GSU2203 family decaheme c-type cytochrome produces the protein MKPPEVAPGAEYVGSETCLECHEDRTLDAKHNVHMRLANYEAPGYQVGCEGCHGPGSVHVDAMGEDETEKGLAAIIRFGEEGFHGEEASAVCLTCHADGETMHFAGSAHAEHDVDCLACHKVHDNPRPLLLAQKEFDLCSKCHRDVQAKMFFISRHPVKEGHMTCGDCHNPHGTGNPIPGMLRTEERLNDLCLTCHTRYQGPFVFEHDPVIEDCTICHDPHGAVANNLLKQNEPFICLQCHEAHFHATRDNAQPGFVFPDDTVINDAAGTGTDPVLFKDPYTGETPQIVSSAHGWQKSFLTKCTQCHQQVHGSDLPSQSLPSRGMGLTR